One window of the Prinia subflava isolate CZ2003 ecotype Zambia chromosome 25, Cam_Psub_1.2, whole genome shotgun sequence genome contains the following:
- the LOC134562021 gene encoding claudin-17-like translates to MACCVLQITGLLFGGVGMVGTLAATAMPQWRVSAYVDGNIVVFETIWEGLWMDCISQLGIRLQCKFYDSVLALPPPLEAFRALMCVAVGLSVVSFLTAIAGLQYSQRSKQGPQPISVLVLAAGVAFLLTGALELIPVSWTGAAIVRDFYDPAVPAPLKRELGAALYVGWGSGALLLAAGAIYCHCWCGAGPAAGPRGPWLARTEPPRPGGPVPGVHAYV, encoded by the coding sequence atgGCGTGCTGCGTGCTCCAGATCACCGGGCTGCTCTTCGGCGGCGTGGGCATGGTGGGCACCTTGGCAGCCACGGCCATGCCCCAGTGGAGGGTCTCTGCCTACGTGGATGGCAACATCGTGGTGTTTGAGACCATCTGGGAGGGGCTGTGGATGGACTGCATCAGCCAGCTGGGCATCAGGCTGCAGTGCAAGTTCTACGATTCGGTGctggcgctgccgccgccgctggaGGCCTTCCGCGCCCTCATGTGCGTGGCCGTGGGGCTGTCGGTCGTGTCCTTCCTCACGGCCATCGCGGGGCTCCAGTACAGCCAGCGCAGCAAGCAGGGCCCGCAGCCCATCAGCGTCTTGGTGCTGGCGGCCGGCGTGGCCTTCCTGCTGACGGGCGCGCTGGAGCTGATCCCGGTGTCCTGGACCGGGGCCGCCATCGTGCGGGACTTCTACGACCCCGCGGTGCCCGCGCCGCTGAAGCGGGAGCTGGGCGCTGCCCTGTACGTGGGCTGGGGCAGCGGCGCCCTGCTGCTGGCGGCAGGAGCCATCTACTGCCACTGCTGGTGCGGGGCTGGCCCGGCCGCCGGCCCCCGGGGCCCCTGGCTGGCCAGGACAGAGCCGCCCCGGCCGGGAGGGCCAGTCCCGGGCGTCCATGCCTACGTGTAG